The following are encoded in a window of Rosa chinensis cultivar Old Blush chromosome 4, RchiOBHm-V2, whole genome shotgun sequence genomic DNA:
- the LOC112199544 gene encoding uncharacterized protein LOC112199544, giving the protein MGPIHEHGPDHKNKKGFVDGTLNKPVDNPNEQRQWDRCNTLVKTWLLGAMSKEISRSVIHCKDARGMWLELQERFSHTNTVKLFHIENAIHDCEQGTNSVTSFFTKLKGLWDEKDALCAFPSCSCDTATEVKAYMETQKTIKFLMGLSDNYATIRSNIIGMDPLPSVNKASAMALRHEKQAEFSSGKSIAPPEASAFLVKKTSRDVAPAEEVKCEKCNKTNNTTKNSRAHLKCTYCNWKGHTFEYCRRRKAAMEGGQARPRGNHVASSNDDKETMNTFPFSQEECQQLLGLLNKNKPTLINQVDNVPNYEELSGPTFGEDDWDEN; this is encoded by the coding sequence ATGGGTCCAATCCATGAGCATGGCCCTGACCATAAAAACAAGAAAGGTTTTGTTGATGGAACTCTCAACAAACCGGTTGACAACCCTAATGAACAGCGACAATGGGATCGTTGCAACACGCTTGTTAAGACTTGGCTGCTAGGAGCCATGTCAAAGGAAATTTCAAGAAGTGTGATTCATTGCAAAGATGCAAGAGGCATGTGGCTTGAATTGCAAGAAAGATTTTCTCATACCAACACGGTTAAACTGTTTCACATCGAGAATGCAATCCATGATTGTGAGCAAGGTACAAACTCGGTCACATCCTTTTTCACAAAGCTCAAGGGCCTTTGGGATGAGAAGGATGCACTTTGTGCATTTCCCTCTTGCAGTTGTGACACAGCCACAGAAGTGAAGGCTTATATGGAGACGCAAAAGACCATCAAGTTCTTGATGGGGCTCAGCGACAATTATGCAACGATCCGAAGCAACATAATAGGGATGGATCCTCTCCCAAGTGTGAACAAGGCATCTGCCATGGCGTTGCGTCATGAGAAACAAGCAGAATTTTCTAGTGGAAAGTCAATAGCACCACCCGAGGCATCTGCTTTCTTAGTGAAAAAGACAAGCCGTGATGTTGCTCCTGCAGAAGAGGTCAAATGTGAGAAgtgcaacaagaccaataacACCACAAAGAATTCCAGAGCACACCTTAAGTGCACCTACTGCAACTGGAAGGGACACACCTTTGAATATTGTCGTAGGAGAAAGGCTGCAATGGAAGGAGGACAAGCACGACCAAGAGGTAATCATGTGGCTTCCTCAAATGATGACAAGGAGACTATGAACACTTTTCCTTTTTCACAAGAGGAGTGCCAGCAGCTTCTGGGGCTCTTGAACAAAAACAAGCCTACTTTGATCAATCAAGTCGATAATGTGCCCAATTATGAGGAACTTTCAG